The Kitasatospora sp. NBC_00374 genome has a segment encoding these proteins:
- a CDS encoding glycine C-acetyltransferase: protein MFDNVRDDLATTLDEIREAGLFKPERVIGSPQSAAVSVSGRSEEVLNFCANNYLGLADHPAVVAAAKDALDRWGYGMASVRFICGTQDVHKQLEERLSGFLGQEDTILYSSCFDANGGVFETLLDERDAVISDALNHASIIDGIRLCKARRHRYANRDLADLEQQLKDTQDARRRLIVTDGVFSMDGYIAPLREICDLADRYDAMVMVDDSHAVGFVGANGRGTPELHGVMDRVDIITGTLGKALGGASGGYVAARREIVALLRQRSRPYLFSNSLAPVIAAASLTVLDLLEKSGDLRERLAANTELFRRRMTEAGFEILPGEHAIAPVMIGDAAKAGRLAELLLERGVYVIGFSYPVVPHGAARIRVQLSAAHSTEDVERAVAAFIDARAALEA, encoded by the coding sequence GTGTTCGACAACGTCCGCGACGACCTCGCCACCACCCTCGACGAGATCCGCGAGGCCGGCCTGTTCAAGCCCGAGCGCGTGATCGGCAGCCCGCAGAGCGCCGCCGTCTCCGTCTCCGGCCGCTCCGAAGAGGTCCTCAACTTCTGCGCCAACAACTACCTCGGCCTCGCCGACCACCCCGCCGTGGTCGCCGCCGCCAAGGACGCCCTCGACCGCTGGGGCTACGGCATGGCCTCGGTCCGCTTCATCTGCGGCACCCAGGACGTCCACAAGCAGCTGGAGGAGCGACTCTCCGGCTTCCTCGGCCAGGAGGACACGATCCTCTACTCCTCCTGCTTCGACGCCAACGGCGGCGTCTTCGAGACCCTCCTCGACGAGCGCGACGCCGTGATCTCCGACGCGCTCAACCACGCGAGCATCATCGACGGCATCCGCCTCTGCAAGGCCCGCCGCCACCGGTACGCCAACCGCGACCTCGCCGACCTGGAGCAGCAGCTCAAGGACACCCAGGACGCCCGCCGCCGACTCATCGTCACCGACGGCGTCTTCTCGATGGACGGCTACATCGCCCCGCTGCGCGAGATCTGCGACCTCGCCGACCGCTACGACGCCATGGTGATGGTCGACGACTCGCACGCCGTCGGCTTCGTCGGCGCGAACGGGCGCGGCACCCCCGAACTGCACGGCGTGATGGACCGCGTCGACATCATCACCGGCACCCTCGGCAAGGCCCTCGGCGGCGCCTCCGGCGGCTACGTCGCCGCCCGCCGCGAGATCGTCGCCCTGCTGCGCCAGCGCTCCCGCCCGTACCTGTTCTCCAACTCGCTCGCCCCGGTGATCGCGGCCGCCTCGCTCACCGTGCTCGACCTGCTGGAGAAGTCCGGCGACCTGCGCGAGCGGCTGGCCGCCAACACCGAGCTGTTCCGCCGCCGGATGACCGAGGCCGGCTTCGAGATCCTCCCCGGCGAGCACGCCATCGCCCCGGTCATGATCGGTGACGCCGCCAAGGCCGGCCGCCTCGCCGAACTCCTGCTGGAGCGCGGCGTCTACGTGATCGGCTTCTCCTACCCGGTCGTCCCGCACGGCGCGGCCCGGATCCGGGTCCAGCTCTCGGCCGCCCACTCGACCGAGGACGTCGAGCGCGCCGTCGCCGCCTTCATCGACGCCCGGGCCGCCCTGGAGGCCTGA
- a CDS encoding alpha/beta hydrolase, with product MSNPYELLVAFDPNAVREASSTWRGLAHAVEDAGGRHRTKVNGPLRHSWQGRDAEAAFLAMERTEQELDIVKVEAEAAALTLDTVADRMQQAQTNLLNAVHRAGEWGLRVSADGSVGLPPADPAEQHDPDAAGPRRELAGRAGELQERINAALRAAREASDQGRSALAQLDADILTGPRPFGATAETATDTAAVLKGLGLVDPSIPDGKDPGRSADWWKSLTPDQQRSHLALHPAEIGRLDGLPSTVRDEANRLVLDQRLDALQQGNPRDFGITDDAYNERQAALKTIKLKLDETDGNDEAHRLFLLGIDPEGDGRAIVSTGNPDNSRHTAVFVPGTNTVLAGVPGQIDHIKRLQGAAEGEARSGENVAVISWLGYDTPEWDNGSVATSTRGDEAAEPMRRFTGGVRVAQSGNPPGHLTVIGHSYGTYAVGAAARDGGGLHADEIVSLASPGMGVDNAADLNVDPGHVWVGTARDDGIQAVAGTVFGTEPQSRQFGAQRLAIDTSGHGGYWTAGSDSLGSQGKIIAGKEPKLIPEIPR from the coding sequence GTGAGCAATCCCTACGAGCTGCTGGTGGCCTTCGACCCGAACGCCGTGCGGGAGGCCTCCAGCACCTGGCGCGGGCTGGCCCACGCCGTCGAGGACGCCGGCGGCCGCCACCGCACCAAGGTCAACGGCCCGCTGCGGCACAGCTGGCAGGGGCGCGACGCCGAGGCGGCCTTCCTGGCCATGGAGCGCACCGAGCAGGAGCTGGACATCGTCAAGGTGGAGGCCGAGGCGGCGGCGCTCACCCTGGACACCGTCGCCGACCGGATGCAGCAGGCGCAGACCAACCTCCTCAACGCCGTGCACCGCGCGGGGGAGTGGGGCCTGCGGGTCTCCGCCGACGGCAGCGTCGGTCTCCCGCCCGCCGACCCGGCCGAACAGCACGACCCCGACGCCGCCGGACCGCGCCGCGAACTCGCCGGCCGTGCGGGCGAGCTCCAGGAACGGATCAACGCCGCACTCCGGGCCGCCCGGGAAGCCAGCGACCAGGGCCGCAGCGCCCTCGCACAACTCGACGCGGACATCCTGACCGGCCCCCGCCCGTTCGGCGCCACCGCCGAGACCGCCACCGACACCGCCGCCGTCCTCAAAGGCCTCGGCCTGGTCGACCCGTCCATCCCCGACGGCAAGGACCCCGGCCGATCGGCCGACTGGTGGAAGTCCCTCACCCCCGACCAGCAGCGCAGCCACCTCGCCCTGCACCCGGCGGAGATCGGCCGGCTGGACGGCCTGCCCTCCACCGTCCGCGACGAGGCCAACCGCCTGGTGCTCGACCAGCGACTCGACGCCCTTCAGCAGGGCAACCCCAGGGACTTCGGGATCACCGACGACGCGTACAACGAACGCCAGGCCGCGCTGAAAACCATCAAACTCAAGCTCGACGAGACCGACGGCAACGACGAGGCCCACAGACTCTTCCTCCTCGGCATCGACCCCGAGGGCGACGGCCGCGCCATCGTCTCCACGGGCAACCCGGACAACTCCCGCCACACCGCCGTCTTCGTCCCGGGCACCAACACCGTACTGGCGGGCGTACCTGGGCAGATCGACCACATCAAACGCCTGCAGGGAGCCGCGGAGGGGGAGGCTCGATCCGGTGAGAACGTCGCCGTGATCTCCTGGCTCGGCTACGACACCCCCGAGTGGGACAACGGCAGTGTGGCAACCTCCACGCGGGGGGACGAGGCCGCCGAGCCCATGCGCCGCTTCACCGGGGGCGTGAGGGTGGCGCAGAGCGGCAACCCTCCCGGTCATCTCACGGTGATCGGCCACAGCTACGGCACCTACGCCGTCGGCGCTGCGGCCCGTGACGGCGGGGGCCTGCATGCGGACGAGATCGTCAGCCTCGCCAGCCCCGGCATGGGTGTCGACAATGCAGCCGATCTCAATGTGGACCCTGGCCATGTCTGGGTCGGAACCGCTCGCGACGACGGGATCCAAGCGGTCGCGGGCACGGTCTTCGGGACCGAGCCGCAGTCGCGCCAGTTCGGTGCGCAGCGACTGGCCATCGACACCAGCGGTCACGGTGGCTACTGGACGGCCGGGAGCGACAGTCTCGGCAGCCAGGGCAAGATCATCGCTGGCAAGGAGCCGAAGCTTATCCCGGAGATTCCGCGTTGA
- a CDS encoding LysR family transcriptional regulator — MIDARRLRTLRAVADHRTVTAAAAALFLTPSAVSQQLAALELETGHDLLARDGRGVRLTAAGEILLTHADAVLAQLERAEADLAAYRDGAAGEVTVAAFATGIALVLAPAIAVLAGSAPGVRLKVLDAEGDASLPMLLDGGADIAVAVEYRGAPRADDLRLTRVPLYAEPFEAVLPLGHPLADGPGPVAVAELSAEPWIGPYPGNPCHDVVLLACEYAGFQPRLVHSSDDFRAVVALASAGAGVALVPRSALRGTDLSRVAVRPVDSALATRRVFAAVRSGAQEHPLIRPVLAALTEAAAGLADS, encoded by the coding sequence GTGATCGACGCACGACGGCTGCGGACCCTGCGGGCCGTGGCCGACCACCGGACCGTGACGGCCGCCGCGGCCGCGCTCTTCCTGACCCCTTCCGCCGTCTCGCAGCAGCTGGCCGCGCTGGAGCTGGAGACCGGGCACGACCTGCTCGCGCGCGACGGCCGGGGGGTGCGGCTGACTGCCGCCGGGGAGATCCTGCTGACCCACGCGGACGCGGTGCTGGCGCAGCTGGAGCGGGCCGAGGCGGATCTGGCGGCGTACCGGGACGGGGCGGCCGGGGAGGTGACGGTGGCGGCGTTCGCGACCGGGATCGCGCTGGTCCTCGCGCCGGCGATCGCGGTGCTGGCGGGGTCGGCGCCCGGGGTGCGGCTGAAGGTGCTGGACGCGGAGGGCGACGCCAGCCTGCCGATGCTGCTCGACGGCGGGGCCGACATCGCGGTGGCTGTCGAGTACCGGGGTGCCCCGCGGGCGGACGACCTGCGGTTGACCAGGGTGCCGCTGTACGCGGAGCCGTTCGAGGCGGTGCTGCCGCTGGGGCACCCGCTGGCGGACGGCCCCGGGCCGGTCGCCGTCGCCGAGCTGTCCGCCGAGCCGTGGATCGGCCCGTACCCGGGCAACCCCTGCCACGACGTGGTGCTGCTCGCCTGTGAGTACGCCGGGTTCCAGCCCCGGCTGGTGCACTCCTCGGACGACTTCCGGGCGGTGGTGGCGCTCGCCTCGGCGGGGGCCGGGGTGGCGCTGGTGCCGCGTTCGGCGCTGCGCGGCACGGACCTGTCGCGGGTGGCGGTCCGCCCGGTGGACAGTGCGCTGGCCACCCGCAGGGTGTTCGCGGCCGTGCGCAGCGGTGCCCAGGAGCATCCGCTGATCCGGCCGGTGCTGGCCGCCCTGACCGAGGCCGCGGCGGGCCTGGCCGACAGCTGA
- a CDS encoding DUF427 domain-containing protein gives MTTARWNGEILAVSDRAVLVEGNHYFPPEAVRTEFLDASATTTHCSWKGAASYYTLRVAGAENPDAAWYYPDPKPEAAHLAGLVAFWRGVEVVTD, from the coding sequence ATGACGACTGCGCGTTGGAACGGCGAGATCCTGGCGGTCAGCGACCGCGCCGTCCTGGTGGAGGGCAACCACTACTTCCCGCCCGAGGCCGTCCGGACGGAGTTCCTGGACGCGTCCGCCACCACCACCCACTGCTCCTGGAAGGGCGCGGCCTCGTACTACACCCTCCGGGTGGCCGGCGCCGAGAACCCGGACGCCGCCTGGTACTACCCCGACCCGAAGCCGGAGGCCGCCCACCTGGCCGGGCTGGTCGCCTTCTGGCGCGGCGTCGAGGTCGTCACCGACTGA
- a CDS encoding Gfo/Idh/MocA family protein, translating to MPVGVVGLGDIAQKAYLPVLAAQPGLDLRLMTRDRAKLDRIGDTYRLPHRYTDLGELIDSGIRAAFVHAATDQHVPIVEQLLTAGVDVYVDKPLDYHLDGARRLVDLADRSGRSLLVGFNRRHAPGYLLAAERPRDLIVLQKHREGLPEAARSVVFDDFIHVVDTLRFLVPGEIEHVDVRSRIRGGLLEHLVLTLAGDGFTALGIMNRVSGSTEEVLEVSGGDAKRVVVNLSEVIDHKGQPSIRRRGDWVSVARQRGIEQIVTTFLDAVRAGKTLSAQDALRTHELCELIVERIESV from the coding sequence ATCCCGGTCGGTGTGGTCGGCCTCGGCGACATCGCCCAGAAGGCCTACCTGCCGGTGCTCGCCGCCCAGCCGGGGCTCGACCTGCGGCTGATGACCCGGGACCGCGCCAAGCTCGACCGGATCGGCGACACCTACCGGCTGCCGCACCGGTACACGGACCTCGGCGAGCTGATCGACAGCGGTATCCGGGCGGCTTTCGTGCACGCCGCCACCGACCAGCACGTCCCGATCGTCGAGCAGCTGCTCACCGCCGGGGTCGACGTGTACGTGGACAAGCCGCTCGACTACCACCTGGACGGGGCCCGGCGCCTGGTCGACCTGGCCGACCGCTCCGGGCGCTCGCTGCTGGTGGGCTTCAACCGCCGGCATGCCCCCGGCTACCTGCTCGCGGCCGAGCGCCCGCGTGACCTGATCGTGCTGCAGAAGCATCGCGAAGGCCTGCCGGAGGCCGCCCGCAGCGTGGTCTTCGACGACTTCATCCACGTCGTTGACACCCTGCGCTTCCTGGTTCCCGGCGAGATCGAGCACGTGGACGTCCGCTCGCGCATCCGGGGCGGGCTGCTGGAGCACCTCGTGCTCACGCTGGCGGGTGACGGCTTCACCGCGCTCGGGATCATGAACCGGGTCAGCGGCTCCACCGAGGAGGTACTGGAGGTCTCCGGCGGCGACGCCAAGCGCGTGGTGGTCAACCTGTCCGAGGTGATCGACCACAAGGGCCAGCCCAGCATCCGCCGGCGCGGGGACTGGGTGTCGGTCGCGCGTCAGCGCGGTATCGAGCAGATCGTCACCACCTTCCTGGACGCCGTCCGCGCCGGGAAGACCCTCTCCGCGCAGGACGCGCTGCGCACCCACGAACTGTGCGAGCTGATCGTCGAGCGGATCGAGTCCGTCTGA
- a CDS encoding transcriptional regulator, producing the protein MTEHPTSSLDDVVHQRVRLGILAVAKEAQRVEFTFLRTTLGLTAGNLSQHLGVLEKAGLVTIDKGYEGKRARTWIQLTKAGKKALHDEIATLKTLIHQLEGHTQ; encoded by the coding sequence ATGACCGAACACCCCACCAGCAGCCTCGACGACGTCGTGCACCAACGTGTCCGCCTGGGCATCCTCGCGGTGGCCAAGGAAGCCCAGCGGGTGGAGTTCACGTTCCTCCGCACCACGCTGGGTCTCACCGCCGGCAATCTCTCCCAGCACCTCGGGGTCCTGGAGAAGGCGGGTCTGGTCACGATCGACAAGGGCTACGAGGGCAAACGAGCCCGCACCTGGATCCAGCTCACCAAAGCGGGCAAGAAGGCCCTGCACGACGAGATCGCGACGCTCAAGACCCTGATCCACCAGCTCGAAGGCCACACCCAGTAG
- a CDS encoding phosphatase PAP2 family protein has protein sequence MGRRFLRPRLLAWPLFALAFAWYLWTYGLPYANDVVFCWLIAALVAASVHSGGRYGWLLVLRDWVPVMAVVWVYSLLRGYGAHTPWPARYEPQLGIDALLGGGETWTVRLQHWLYTPGSAHWYDYLVVTVYMSHFFAVFLVLAVLWKRRYRGFRRLLALYLAVTFVGFATYVLYPADPPWLTAQEGHMPAVTRIVGDVLNQSGLPRAGSVFENGSQFANDVAAMPSLHAAYPMLLALFFWRGAGRLTRVVLAAYPLAMAFTLVYGAEHFIVDILAGWAYAVVLWYVLSRVLDHRALRVARARTAAAAQAARPVPSGALAGSTASARATLRR, from the coding sequence ATGGGGCGGCGGTTCCTCCGCCCGCGCCTGCTGGCCTGGCCGCTGTTCGCGCTCGCTTTCGCCTGGTACCTGTGGACCTACGGCCTGCCCTACGCCAACGACGTGGTGTTCTGCTGGCTGATCGCGGCCCTGGTGGCCGCGTCGGTGCACAGCGGTGGCCGCTACGGCTGGCTGCTGGTCCTGCGGGACTGGGTACCGGTGATGGCGGTGGTCTGGGTCTACTCCCTGCTGCGCGGCTACGGCGCGCACACGCCCTGGCCGGCCCGCTACGAACCGCAGTTGGGCATCGACGCACTCCTCGGCGGCGGGGAGACCTGGACCGTCCGCCTCCAGCACTGGCTCTACACGCCCGGCAGCGCGCACTGGTACGACTACCTGGTCGTGACCGTCTACATGTCGCACTTCTTCGCGGTCTTTCTGGTCCTCGCGGTGCTCTGGAAGCGCAGGTACCGGGGTTTCCGCCGGCTGCTCGCGCTCTATCTCGCGGTCACCTTCGTGGGCTTCGCCACGTATGTGCTCTACCCCGCCGACCCGCCGTGGCTGACGGCCCAGGAGGGGCACATGCCCGCGGTCACCCGGATCGTCGGGGACGTCCTCAACCAGAGCGGTCTGCCCCGGGCCGGGTCGGTCTTCGAGAACGGCAGTCAGTTCGCCAACGACGTCGCGGCGATGCCCTCGCTGCACGCCGCGTACCCGATGCTGCTGGCGCTCTTCTTCTGGCGGGGCGCGGGCCGCCTGACCCGGGTGGTGCTGGCCGCCTATCCGCTCGCGATGGCGTTCACCCTGGTCTACGGCGCCGAGCACTTCATCGTGGACATCCTCGCCGGCTGGGCCTACGCCGTGGTCCTCTGGTACGTCCTCAGCCGGGTGCTGGACCACCGGGCCCTGCGGGTCGCCCGGGCCAGGACGGCGGCTGCGGCTCAGGCCGCCCGGCCGGTGCCGTCCGGAGCGCTGGCCGGGTCGACGGCGTCCGCGCGGGCCACGCTCCGCCGCTGA
- a CDS encoding PP2C family protein-serine/threonine phosphatase, giving the protein MASEDDPRRRLPPAASPRWGKLVVCAYLLIALALLGDILTAPDVTFSPLLAAVPVLAGTGTRRAWVPLVAGFAALAGVAVLALLNNQVDSVVHATSAAAVAAVTVSSAASVALVADRERRLARLRSVAEAAQQALLRPVEPRVGGLEVAVRYAPAMAEARIGGDLYAVVDSPFGVRVLLGDVRGKGLGAVETAADVMGVFREAAVFESDLSAVAGRLDAVVARRPGDEEFVTAVLVSVPADGSPAGLVNCGHPPPLLRTGHLVSEVDPPAWSPPLALLGLTGGRYPVQRLPLDPGDVLLLYTDGVSEARDASGRFYPVAERLSAMPPAESPEPLLDRLLGDVRAYTVNGLTDDAAMLALTRAG; this is encoded by the coding sequence ATGGCGAGCGAAGACGACCCCCGCCGCCGGCTGCCCCCGGCGGCCTCCCCCCGCTGGGGGAAGCTGGTCGTCTGCGCCTACCTGCTGATCGCGCTCGCCCTGCTCGGCGACATCCTGACCGCGCCCGACGTCACCTTCTCCCCCCTGCTCGCCGCCGTGCCCGTGCTCGCCGGCACCGGCACCCGACGGGCCTGGGTCCCGCTGGTCGCGGGCTTCGCGGCACTGGCCGGGGTCGCCGTGCTGGCCCTGCTGAACAACCAGGTGGACTCCGTGGTGCACGCGACCTCCGCGGCGGCGGTCGCGGCGGTCACGGTCTCCAGCGCCGCCTCGGTCGCCCTGGTGGCCGACCGGGAGCGGCGGCTGGCCCGGCTGCGCTCGGTGGCCGAGGCCGCCCAGCAGGCGCTGCTGCGCCCGGTCGAGCCCCGGGTCGGCGGGCTGGAGGTCGCCGTGCGGTACGCGCCCGCCATGGCCGAGGCCCGGATCGGCGGCGACCTCTACGCGGTGGTGGACTCCCCGTTCGGGGTGCGGGTGCTGCTGGGCGACGTCCGGGGCAAGGGGCTCGGCGCGGTCGAGACCGCGGCGGACGTCATGGGGGTCTTCCGGGAGGCCGCCGTCTTCGAGTCCGACCTGTCGGCCGTCGCGGGCCGGCTCGACGCGGTGGTCGCCCGGCGGCCCGGCGACGAGGAGTTCGTGACCGCCGTCCTGGTGTCCGTCCCCGCGGACGGCTCACCGGCCGGGCTGGTCAACTGCGGCCACCCACCGCCCCTGCTGCGCACCGGCCACCTGGTCAGTGAGGTCGACCCGCCCGCCTGGTCGCCGCCGCTGGCGCTGCTGGGGCTGACCGGCGGGCGCTACCCCGTCCAGCGGCTCCCGCTGGACCCGGGCGACGTGCTGCTGCTGTACACGGACGGCGTGTCCGAGGCCCGCGACGCGTCCGGGCGCTTCTACCCCGTGGCCGAGCGGCTCTCGGCGATGCCTCCCGCGGAGAGCCCCGAACCGCTGCTCGACCGGCTGCTCGGCGACGTGCGCGCGTACACCGTGAACGGGCTCACGGACGACGCGGCGATGCTCGCCCTGACCCGCGCGGGCTGA
- a CDS encoding MFS transporter has product MRKWLPLIAVCLGAFMLLVDVTIVTVALPDMATSLHTTFADLQWVMDGYALALAALLLGAGSLADLIGRRRVYVAGLVMFAVASLACGLASGPGQLIAFRALQGVGGAAMFATTMALLSHAYQGRDRGVAFGVWGAVNGAAAAAGPIVGGLLTEHLDWRWIFWVNLPVSVVAVAVTLRVVKESRNPQAAGVDLPGTATFTLAAGSVTYALIKAGDNGWGSTTTLGLLAFGALALLAFVLIEARSSRPMLDLRLFRSPSFVGIMIGGLLLSASAFAYLVYASLWLQSVRGMGPVTAGLALLPMSVLAFLTAGIGGRRLHGVPPRLTIGGGLLLIGVGALLQAVIDADSGWSVLAAGLAVSGIGVGLATPAMAAAAMAAVPPARAGMAGGALNTARQLGHALGIALLGAVFQAGLARSLEGGSGVDDPHGMAQALSGGQAGAVVARAADGSRPAVEHLVHGAFADGLRDTFLVSAAFGLAGGVLVLLMLRRPAVPAANAPVPAGGTAGDPAVAPR; this is encoded by the coding sequence ATGCGCAAATGGCTGCCGCTGATCGCGGTCTGCCTGGGAGCGTTCATGCTGCTGGTGGACGTCACCATCGTGACGGTCGCGCTCCCCGACATGGCCACCAGCCTGCACACCACCTTCGCCGACCTGCAGTGGGTGATGGACGGCTACGCGCTGGCCCTGGCCGCACTGCTGCTCGGCGCCGGCTCGCTCGCCGACCTGATCGGACGGCGCCGGGTGTACGTCGCCGGGCTGGTCATGTTCGCGGTCGCCTCGCTGGCCTGCGGACTGGCGTCGGGCCCCGGGCAGCTGATCGCCTTCCGGGCCCTGCAGGGGGTGGGCGGCGCCGCGATGTTCGCCACCACGATGGCCCTGCTCAGCCACGCCTACCAGGGCCGTGACCGGGGTGTCGCGTTCGGTGTCTGGGGTGCGGTCAACGGCGCCGCCGCGGCGGCCGGTCCGATCGTCGGCGGTCTGCTCACCGAGCACCTGGACTGGCGGTGGATCTTCTGGGTCAATCTGCCGGTGAGCGTGGTCGCCGTGGCCGTGACCCTGCGGGTGGTCAAGGAGTCCCGCAACCCGCAGGCGGCCGGGGTCGACCTGCCCGGGACCGCGACCTTCACGCTGGCCGCCGGGTCCGTCACGTACGCGCTGATCAAGGCCGGGGACAACGGCTGGGGCTCCACCACCACGCTCGGCCTGCTCGCGTTCGGCGCGCTCGCGCTGCTGGCCTTCGTGCTGATCGAGGCCCGCAGCAGCCGGCCGATGCTGGACCTGCGGCTCTTCCGCAGCCCGTCCTTCGTCGGGATCATGATCGGCGGGCTGCTGCTCTCCGCCTCGGCCTTCGCCTACCTGGTCTACGCCTCGCTGTGGTTGCAGTCGGTGCGCGGCATGGGCCCCGTGACGGCCGGCCTCGCCCTGCTGCCGATGAGCGTCCTGGCGTTCCTGACGGCCGGTATCGGCGGGCGCAGACTGCACGGCGTCCCGCCGCGGCTGACCATCGGCGGCGGCCTGCTGCTGATCGGCGTCGGCGCGCTGCTCCAGGCCGTCATCGACGCCGACTCCGGCTGGAGCGTGCTGGCCGCCGGTCTCGCCGTCAGCGGCATCGGGGTCGGCCTCGCCACCCCGGCGATGGCCGCGGCCGCGATGGCCGCCGTCCCGCCCGCCCGGGCCGGCATGGCCGGCGGGGCGCTCAACACCGCCCGTCAGCTCGGCCACGCGCTCGGCATCGCCCTGCTGGGCGCGGTCTTCCAGGCGGGCCTGGCCCGCTCGCTGGAGGGCGGCAGCGGCGTCGACGACCCGCACGGCATGGCGCAGGCGCTCAGCGGCGGGCAGGCCGGAGCGGTCGTCGCCCGGGCGGCGGACGGTTCGCGCCCGGCGGTCGAGCACCTCGTCCACGGTGCCTTCGCCGACGGCCTGCGGGACACCTTCCTGGTGTCGGCGGCGTTCGGGCTGGCGGGCGGCGTGCTGGTGCTGCTGATGCTGCGCCGCCCGGCCGTCCCGGCGGCCAACGCGCCCGTCCCGGCCGGCGGCACGGCGGGCGACCCGGCCGTGGCCCCGCGCTGA
- a CDS encoding Lrp/AsnC family transcriptional regulator, with product MHEVEELDGLDKALVQALMMDGRAPFSRLAEVLEVSDQTVIRRYRRLRTTGLLRVVGLPVGHRVGLYESWLRVQCTPDAAVQVADGLARRRDIAWVTLNSGGTEIHCVSKARNRGDRDALLLQKLPGTRRVTGISAHSILRTFIGGPGRWAGLDILTDRQVQDLERPWVFGPGLRVELDDAALAMLTVLGRDGRAGYPELARATGLSESAVRRRLEQLRDSGAIYFDVEIAPVLLGYHAEAALLVSVPPAELAATGAAFASHPEVPFAAAITGSANLLAVVVCRDTDALYSYLTERIGGLKAVQQVEVVPVLRTVKRAGMLMDGTRLVDPPAV from the coding sequence ATGCATGAGGTGGAGGAGCTGGACGGCCTGGACAAGGCCCTCGTCCAGGCGCTGATGATGGACGGCCGGGCCCCGTTCAGCCGACTGGCCGAGGTCCTGGAGGTATCCGACCAGACGGTGATCCGGCGCTACCGGCGGCTGCGCACCACCGGGCTGCTGCGGGTGGTCGGCCTGCCGGTGGGCCACCGGGTGGGCCTGTACGAGTCCTGGCTGCGGGTGCAGTGCACCCCGGACGCCGCGGTCCAGGTCGCCGACGGGCTGGCCCGGCGGCGGGACATCGCCTGGGTGACGCTCAACTCCGGCGGCACCGAGATCCACTGCGTCAGCAAGGCTCGCAACCGGGGCGACCGGGACGCCCTGCTGCTGCAGAAACTGCCCGGCACCCGGCGGGTCACCGGCATCTCCGCGCACAGCATCCTGCGCACCTTCATCGGCGGCCCGGGCCGCTGGGCGGGGCTGGACATCCTGACGGATCGTCAGGTCCAGGACCTGGAGCGGCCCTGGGTGTTCGGCCCCGGCCTGCGGGTCGAACTGGACGACGCGGCGCTCGCCATGCTCACCGTGCTGGGCCGGGACGGCCGCGCCGGCTACCCCGAACTGGCCCGTGCCACCGGACTGTCGGAATCCGCCGTCCGCCGCCGGCTGGAGCAGCTCCGGGACAGCGGTGCGATCTACTTCGACGTGGAGATCGCCCCCGTCCTGCTCGGCTACCACGCCGAGGCCGCGCTGCTGGTCTCGGTGCCACCGGCGGAACTGGCGGCCACCGGTGCCGCGTTCGCGAGCCACCCCGAGGTGCCGTTCGCGGCGGCCATCACCGGCTCGGCCAACCTGCTGGCGGTGGTCGTCTGCCGCGACACCGACGCGCTCTACAGCTATCTCACCGAGCGGATCGGGGGACTGAAGGCCGTCCAGCAGGTCGAGGTGGTGCCCGTGCTCCGGACGGTCAAACGCGCCGGGATGCTGATGGACGGCACCCGGCTGGTCGACCCGCCGGCGGTCTGA
- a CDS encoding PPOX class F420-dependent oxidoreductase — protein MIFTPEELDYLAGQRLGRLATVGPDGSPQVRPVGFRLNEDGTVDIGGPGMTASQKYRNVVRVPQVSFLVDDMTPADDPDAPAPGWGRGVEIRGRVELLTVEVPPVAPGFFSHEIIRVHPERIISWNLAEKGSTAHNVGR, from the coding sequence ATGATCTTCACCCCCGAGGAGCTCGACTACCTGGCCGGCCAGCGGCTCGGCCGGCTGGCCACCGTCGGGCCGGACGGCTCACCGCAGGTCAGGCCGGTCGGCTTCCGGCTGAACGAGGACGGCACCGTCGACATCGGCGGGCCGGGGATGACGGCCAGCCAGAAGTACCGCAACGTGGTCCGCGTCCCGCAGGTCTCGTTCCTGGTGGACGACATGACACCGGCCGACGACCCGGACGCGCCGGCGCCCGGCTGGGGGCGCGGGGTGGAGATCCGCGGGCGCGTGGAGCTGCTGACGGTGGAGGTGCCGCCGGTGGCGCCGGGATTCTTCTCGCACGAGATCATCCGGGTCCACCCGGAGCGGATCATCAGCTGGAACCTGGCCGAGAAGGGCAGCACCGCGCATAACGTCGGCCGGTGA
- the cutA gene encoding divalent-cation tolerance protein CutA — protein sequence MTSDPADGGFVVVTTTHDEEPKARALAGAVVRARLAACAQLYPVRSVYRWDGEVQGAAEWRIDFKTRAELFDRLAAFIGEQHDYDTPEILAVPVTTGSAAYLAWVERETMG from the coding sequence ATGACGAGTGACCCGGCCGACGGTGGCTTCGTCGTCGTGACGACCACGCACGACGAGGAACCGAAGGCCCGCGCCCTGGCCGGCGCCGTGGTCCGCGCGCGGCTGGCGGCCTGCGCCCAGCTCTACCCGGTCCGGTCGGTCTACCGGTGGGACGGCGAGGTGCAGGGCGCCGCCGAGTGGCGCATCGACTTCAAGACCCGCGCCGAACTCTTCGACCGGCTGGCCGCGTTCATCGGTGAGCAGCACGACTACGACACTCCCGAGATCCTCGCCGTTCCCGTCACCACCGGCTCCGCCGCCTACCTGGCCTGGGTGGAGCGCGAGACCATGGGCTGA